In Brevibacillus brevis NBRC 100599, a single genomic region encodes these proteins:
- a CDS encoding carbamoyl phosphate synthase small subunit encodes MRARLILEDGTEFIGTAFGATKESYGEVVFNTGLTGYQEVLSDPSYCGQIVTMTYPLIGNYGINRDDFEAVRPYIHGFVVREHCEAPSNWRNTNTLDELLKTYEIPGIAGIDTRMLTRKIRYHGTMKGMITTSEAPLAELVAALNGTTLMTDQVPRVSTKSVFSCPGTGHRVVLVDFGAKHGILRELTKRNCDVVVVPYNVTAEEIRLIQPDGILLSNGPGDPKDVPQAVEMIREILGEYPLFGICLGHQLFALASGADTTKMKFGHRGGNHPVKELPTGRTYITSQNHSYAVKEDSLAGTELEVTHIALNDGTIEGVRHAAKNAFSVQYHPEAAPGPYDSGYLFDQFLAMMETAKEEKTHAKTR; translated from the coding sequence ATGCGTGCAAGATTGATCTTGGAAGATGGAACAGAATTTATCGGGACGGCATTTGGAGCGACAAAGGAGTCTTACGGGGAAGTGGTTTTCAATACAGGGCTGACTGGCTATCAGGAGGTTTTGTCCGACCCATCCTACTGCGGACAGATCGTCACCATGACATACCCGCTAATCGGAAATTACGGGATCAATCGAGACGACTTTGAAGCTGTTCGTCCATACATTCACGGCTTCGTTGTTCGCGAGCATTGTGAGGCACCGAGCAACTGGCGCAATACGAACACACTCGATGAACTGCTGAAAACATACGAAATTCCGGGCATTGCTGGAATCGACACCCGGATGCTGACGAGAAAAATTCGTTACCACGGCACGATGAAGGGCATGATTACCACCAGTGAAGCCCCGTTGGCTGAATTGGTTGCTGCCCTGAACGGCACGACATTGATGACAGACCAAGTACCACGCGTTTCTACGAAAAGCGTCTTCAGCTGCCCAGGTACAGGGCATCGGGTAGTACTGGTAGACTTCGGGGCCAAGCACGGGATTTTGCGCGAGCTGACCAAGCGCAACTGTGACGTAGTCGTTGTACCTTACAATGTAACAGCAGAAGAGATTCGCCTCATTCAACCGGACGGGATACTTTTATCCAATGGCCCTGGGGACCCGAAGGACGTACCGCAAGCTGTAGAGATGATTCGCGAAATCTTGGGTGAATATCCTCTGTTCGGAATTTGCCTCGGTCACCAACTGTTCGCGCTGGCATCTGGCGCTGACACGACGAAAATGAAATTCGGACACCGTGGCGGCAACCATCCAGTAAAAGAGCTGCCAACCGGACGCACCTATATCACATCCCAGAACCACAGCTATGCAGTAAAAGAAGACTCGCTCGCAGGCACGGAGCTGGAAGTTACACATATCGCCCTGAATGATGGCACCATCGAAGGTGTACGTCATGCCGCGAAGAATGCATTCTCAGTACAGTACCATCCAGAAGCAGCTCCAGGACCGTATGATTCCGGCTACCTGTTCGACCAGTTTCTTGCGATGATGGAAACAGCTAAGGAGGAAAAAACTCATGCCAAAACAAGATAA
- a CDS encoding dihydroorotase, protein MGIILGNGNVLNQAGELTPMEILVEKGRITAMGETLDRCGHDWIDCHGGMISAGLIDAHVHLREPGFEHKETIETGAKAAVQGGFTTVACMPNTRPSIDSVETVTYILDKASEAGMARVIPYGAITVRQLGKELTDFAGLKEAGIFALTDDGVGVQSTAMMKKAMQKAAELGIAIVAHCEDEDLLIPGAALHDGVVAARHGLPGIPSESESIHVGRDILLAEQTGVHYHVCHISAKESVRLVRDGKRAGVNVTCEVSPHHLLLCDEDIPDNLDTNWKMNPPLRSREDRAALIAGLKDGTIDMIATDHAPHTQEEKANGINRAPFGIVGLETAFPLLYTNLVQTGELTLKKLVELLTVKPAEAFKLPYGRLEVGAPADLTVMDLETEKTIDPSTFASKGINTPFAGWVCKGWPTLTLVDGKIVYQNV, encoded by the coding sequence ATGGGAATCATCCTTGGCAACGGCAACGTACTAAATCAGGCGGGGGAACTCACCCCGATGGAAATATTGGTGGAAAAGGGAAGAATCACAGCGATGGGAGAAACACTCGATCGCTGTGGGCATGATTGGATCGATTGCCACGGGGGTATGATTAGCGCGGGTCTCATCGATGCCCACGTACATCTGCGTGAACCAGGCTTTGAACATAAAGAAACGATCGAAACAGGGGCAAAAGCAGCCGTACAAGGCGGATTTACAACGGTAGCATGCATGCCAAACACACGACCATCCATCGATAGTGTCGAGACTGTGACCTACATTTTGGACAAAGCGAGCGAGGCAGGTATGGCGCGCGTCATCCCGTATGGTGCAATTACTGTTCGCCAATTGGGAAAAGAGCTGACGGATTTCGCTGGGTTAAAAGAAGCAGGGATCTTCGCGCTGACAGATGACGGTGTGGGTGTCCAATCAACCGCCATGATGAAAAAAGCTATGCAAAAAGCAGCAGAGCTCGGTATCGCAATCGTCGCTCACTGTGAGGACGAAGACCTGTTGATCCCGGGAGCAGCTTTGCATGACGGGGTGGTTGCAGCTCGACACGGACTCCCAGGAATTCCTTCTGAGTCAGAGTCCATCCACGTTGGCCGCGATATTTTGCTGGCAGAACAGACAGGTGTGCACTACCACGTATGTCACATCAGTGCAAAAGAATCGGTTCGTCTGGTACGCGACGGAAAACGCGCTGGCGTGAATGTAACGTGTGAAGTCAGTCCACATCATCTCTTGCTGTGCGACGAGGATATCCCGGACAATCTGGATACAAATTGGAAAATGAACCCGCCCCTGCGCTCTCGTGAAGATCGCGCTGCACTGATTGCGGGATTGAAAGACGGCACCATTGATATGATCGCAACCGACCATGCACCACACACCCAAGAGGAAAAAGCCAACGGGATCAACCGCGCACCATTCGGAATCGTCGGACTGGAGACAGCTTTCCCACTGTTGTACACAAATCTCGTACAAACGGGAGAGCTGACCTTGAAGAAGCTGGTTGAGCTGTTGACCGTGAAGCCAGCAGAAGCATTCAAACTGCCATATGGACGTCTGGAAGTAGGCGCACCAGCAGACCTGACTGTGATGGATCTGGAAACGGAAAAAACAATTGACCCAAGCACATTCGCAAGTAAAGGAATCAACACACCATTTGCTGGTTGGGTATGCAAAGGCTGGCCGACGCTGACGCTGGTAGATGGAAAGATCGTATATCAAAACGTGTAA
- a CDS encoding aspartate carbamoyltransferase catalytic subunit, with the protein MKNVAHLIGLKDLSKEQIIQLLERAEYWAARPTEQADILRGRFVANLFFEASTRTRFSFEVAQKRLGAHVLNFIPETSSTVKGETVYDTIRTLEAMGVEAAVIRTKKEGLLQELAESVDLKLINAGDGTNEHPTQCLLDLLTMKRQFGKLSGLTVAIIGDLRHSRVLGSHLHALPKLGVNLLLSGPATMMPAHIPQGVKIVEMEEAVQTADVVMMLRVQLERHAESLYLSKEEYHKAHGLTLDRAKMMKSGAVIMHPAPVNRGVEIHTDLVECETSLIQTQVTNGVAARMAVLETLLKGSEMTWESSLATATY; encoded by the coding sequence ATGAAAAATGTAGCGCATTTGATCGGCCTCAAAGACTTATCGAAAGAACAGATCATCCAGCTCCTCGAGCGAGCAGAGTATTGGGCTGCCAGACCAACTGAGCAAGCGGATATCCTGCGCGGACGGTTTGTCGCGAATCTGTTCTTCGAGGCCAGCACCAGAACCCGCTTTTCTTTTGAAGTAGCACAAAAGCGACTGGGCGCACATGTTTTGAACTTCATTCCGGAAACCTCCTCTACTGTAAAGGGCGAGACGGTCTATGACACAATCCGCACCTTGGAAGCAATGGGTGTGGAAGCAGCCGTGATCCGCACCAAGAAGGAAGGCCTGCTGCAAGAGCTGGCTGAAAGCGTAGACCTGAAGCTGATCAACGCAGGAGATGGAACGAATGAGCACCCGACCCAATGCCTGCTCGATCTTCTGACCATGAAAAGGCAGTTTGGCAAGCTTTCTGGTCTCACGGTTGCGATCATTGGAGACCTGCGCCACAGCCGCGTGCTCGGTTCTCACCTGCATGCGCTGCCGAAGCTCGGTGTAAATCTGCTGCTCTCAGGTCCCGCTACGATGATGCCAGCGCATATCCCGCAAGGTGTGAAAATCGTGGAAATGGAAGAAGCGGTTCAAACCGCAGATGTGGTCATGATGCTACGCGTGCAGCTGGAGCGCCATGCGGAATCCCTCTATCTATCGAAGGAAGAGTATCACAAGGCACATGGGCTCACACTGGATAGAGCCAAAATGATGAAGTCCGGCGCAGTTATCATGCATCCGGCACCCGTCAATCGCGGGGTTGAGATTCATACCGATTTGGTAGAATGTGAAACGTCCTTGATCCAAACCCAAGTGACCAACGGAGTCGCAGCAAGAATGGCAGTTCTAGAAACTCTTTTGAAAGGGAGCGAAATGACATGGGAATCATCCTTGGCAACGGCAACGTACTAA
- a CDS encoding solute carrier family 23 protein, which translates to MSQKNYIDVDETPHISRLLPLSIQHLFAMFGSTVLVPILTGLDVATALMASGIGTLLFLWITKGKLPNYLGSSFAFIGPIIVVSQSHGVGTALLGCFLSGIVYIIVAGIVKKAGVKWLDRVLPPVVIASVIVVIGLSLAGVAVDMATKVTVDGQSQMSLTSIEISLVTVVITVLAAVMLRGFLGLIPILIGMVTGYVYTLLRHPELINFQKVVEADWFITPQKMFAEHFKFTEVMSVIGDGSAWIAALVIAPVAFVTLAEHLGHLLVTSKVMDRDLMKNPGLHRSLLGDGVATSLAAILGGPPATTYGENIGVLAMTKVYSRVVIGLAAVLAIMFAFAGKVSAILMTIPTPVLGGVSIILFGIIAAQGLRMYVEHKVNFADKRNMILAAVILVTGIGGYKISFASTGIAFLSDLTIDNIALSTFLGIILHLILPGKASAMGEAHLEEQK; encoded by the coding sequence ATGAGCCAGAAAAATTACATCGATGTAGACGAAACACCACATATTTCGCGATTGTTGCCACTTAGTATTCAACACTTGTTCGCGATGTTCGGCTCGACTGTATTGGTGCCGATCTTAACGGGGCTGGATGTTGCAACGGCGCTCATGGCAAGTGGGATTGGAACCCTGTTGTTCCTGTGGATCACCAAAGGAAAGCTGCCGAACTACCTCGGTTCTTCGTTCGCTTTCATCGGTCCGATTATCGTCGTGAGTCAATCACATGGAGTAGGGACCGCACTCTTAGGCTGCTTCCTCTCCGGGATTGTGTACATCATCGTCGCCGGAATCGTCAAGAAGGCAGGGGTCAAATGGCTTGATCGGGTACTGCCACCAGTTGTCATCGCCTCTGTCATCGTCGTGATCGGTCTGAGCCTGGCTGGCGTAGCAGTAGACATGGCAACGAAAGTCACTGTAGATGGTCAATCGCAAATGTCATTGACATCGATTGAAATCTCGCTGGTAACAGTGGTCATAACAGTGCTTGCAGCAGTTATGCTGCGCGGTTTCCTTGGTCTTATCCCCATCTTGATCGGTATGGTTACAGGTTATGTATACACACTGCTGCGTCACCCTGAACTGATTAACTTTCAAAAAGTAGTAGAAGCAGACTGGTTTATCACGCCACAAAAAATGTTTGCGGAGCACTTCAAATTTACCGAAGTGATGAGTGTGATCGGTGACGGCTCTGCATGGATCGCAGCACTGGTCATCGCACCAGTCGCTTTCGTCACGCTGGCAGAGCATTTGGGTCACTTGCTGGTAACGAGCAAGGTCATGGATCGCGATCTGATGAAAAATCCGGGTCTGCACCGCAGCTTGCTCGGAGACGGGGTGGCAACCTCACTGGCAGCTATCTTGGGAGGTCCGCCAGCAACGACATATGGAGAAAACATCGGTGTCCTTGCAATGACTAAGGTATACAGTCGAGTGGTCATCGGTCTGGCGGCTGTACTGGCAATCATGTTCGCCTTCGCTGGTAAGGTTAGCGCCATTTTAATGACAATCCCAACGCCGGTACTTGGCGGTGTCTCCATCATCCTGTTCGGTATCATCGCGGCACAAGGCTTGCGGATGTACGTCGAGCACAAAGTGAATTTTGCAGACAAGCGCAACATGATTCTCGCAGCCGTCATCCTCGTCACGGGAATCGGCGGATACAAAATCAGTTTTGCAAGTACAGGTATCGCTTTCCTGAGCGACCTGACCATCGATAATATCGCACTCTCTACCTTCCTGGGAATTATTCTGCACCTGATCCTTCCAGGAAAAGCGTCCGCGATGGGAGAAGCGCATCTTGAAGAACAAAAATAA
- the pyrR gene encoding bifunctional pyr operon transcriptional regulator/uracil phosphoribosyltransferase PyrR: MINKSVIMDEAAIRRALTRIAHEIIERNKGVEDLIIVGIKTRGIYLAQRLVERIEMIENVKVPVGELDITFYRDDLQHKSEDAILQGSKLPDQITGKTVILVDDVLYTGRTVRAALDALIDNGRPRMIQLAVLVDRGHRELPIRPDFVGKNLPTARTEIVDVQLAEVDVMDIVSIRQLL, translated from the coding sequence ATGATCAACAAAAGCGTTATTATGGATGAAGCGGCGATCCGCCGCGCGCTCACGCGAATCGCACATGAAATTATTGAGCGAAATAAAGGCGTCGAGGATCTCATTATCGTGGGGATTAAGACCAGAGGGATCTACCTCGCGCAGCGCCTTGTGGAAAGAATCGAAATGATTGAAAATGTGAAAGTCCCAGTCGGTGAGCTGGACATTACGTTTTATCGCGACGATCTTCAGCACAAGTCCGAAGATGCCATTTTGCAAGGCTCCAAGCTACCGGATCAAATCACAGGCAAGACGGTGATTCTGGTCGATGATGTTCTCTACACGGGAAGAACGGTGCGTGCCGCATTGGATGCACTGATTGATAACGGTCGCCCACGGATGATTCAACTGGCTGTGCTGGTTGATCGCGGTCATCGCGAGCTGCCAATCCGCCCTGATTTCGTCGGAAAGAACCTCCCAACTGCTAGAACGGAAATTGTCGATGTACAATTGGCAGAAGTGGACGTTATGGACATTGTCTCCATCCGACAGCTACTGTAA
- a CDS encoding PD40 domain-containing protein, with amino-acid sequence MPVIGKWGKLFGLFVLLVVLVTANGEAKVVAQSQGPERVNKEVSVPAKMAFTSNQHLFLVDGRDATGKIKQITKDGYAQIVGWSPDGKWLLFVKYKGNDNYSTPGYVWIVRADGSKTVQVDERAVFETPKWSPKANKLAYTVNVGRNEAPRLLLIVKDVQEHGELALQSTTRADFEDFAWMPDGENMLVSLPAEKNKPMTLALRTLAGKPLAAYPIAEPPRVEEGIYPWAATGLKVSPDGKAVAYFVRYNSGSLSADGVPIQWFDLTQPAKKPIDLGTGLAYPDWLAWTPNGEQLAFVDGTDRTATTNKQLKLADRAGKVKTVSPGPVVVDTYPVWIPKAPYTLLFTRGLATEYSYDPKKVMVPEQGIWRRSADGAEQQVTKGEANTADYYPAPSPDGKQLLFLRLDRAEHGSLFIQGIGENADKQVELIKNMTGDIGYYANYLPPWVSVYWE; translated from the coding sequence ATGCCTGTGATCGGAAAATGGGGGAAGCTGTTCGGTCTTTTTGTCCTTTTGGTTGTACTTGTCACAGCAAACGGTGAAGCAAAGGTGGTAGCCCAAAGCCAAGGGCCGGAGCGTGTGAACAAGGAAGTAAGCGTTCCGGCAAAAATGGCATTTACGAGCAACCAGCATTTGTTTTTGGTAGATGGACGGGATGCGACGGGAAAGATCAAGCAAATCACCAAGGATGGCTATGCACAGATCGTGGGCTGGTCGCCAGATGGCAAGTGGCTCCTGTTCGTGAAATACAAAGGCAACGATAATTACTCGACACCAGGCTATGTGTGGATCGTCAGAGCTGACGGCAGCAAAACTGTGCAGGTAGACGAGCGAGCGGTTTTTGAAACACCAAAATGGTCTCCGAAAGCGAACAAGCTCGCTTACACCGTGAATGTAGGCCGTAATGAAGCCCCGAGACTATTGCTGATCGTAAAAGACGTTCAAGAGCATGGAGAATTAGCTTTGCAAAGTACGACGAGGGCTGACTTCGAAGATTTTGCCTGGATGCCGGATGGGGAAAACATGCTTGTTTCACTACCAGCCGAAAAAAATAAGCCGATGACGCTGGCCTTGCGCACACTTGCAGGTAAACCGTTGGCTGCCTACCCGATTGCAGAACCGCCAAGAGTGGAGGAAGGCATCTACCCATGGGCAGCGACAGGCTTAAAAGTATCGCCGGATGGGAAGGCTGTGGCCTACTTTGTCAGGTATAACTCAGGCTCCTTGTCTGCTGATGGCGTACCGATTCAATGGTTTGATTTGACACAGCCTGCCAAAAAGCCAATAGACCTCGGAACAGGATTGGCTTATCCTGATTGGCTTGCCTGGACACCAAATGGCGAACAGCTGGCTTTTGTCGATGGTACTGACCGGACCGCCACGACTAACAAGCAGTTAAAGCTAGCGGATCGAGCAGGAAAGGTCAAAACAGTCAGCCCTGGTCCAGTGGTGGTAGACACTTATCCGGTATGGATTCCAAAAGCTCCGTACACGCTGCTTTTCACCAGAGGCTTGGCTACAGAGTATTCGTATGATCCGAAGAAGGTCATGGTACCGGAACAAGGCATCTGGCGGCGATCTGCAGATGGAGCGGAGCAGCAGGTGACAAAAGGGGAAGCGAATACAGCGGACTACTATCCTGCGCCGTCTCCAGATGGAAAACAGCTTCTTTTCTTGCGGCTGGATCGAGCGGAGCACGGCTCCTTGTTTATCCAAGGAATTGGTGAGAATGCGGACAAACAAGTCGAGCTGATCAAAAACATGACAGGGGACATTGGGTATTATGCGAACTATTTGCCACCGTGGGTCAGCGTCTATTGGGAATAG
- a CDS encoding VOC family protein yields the protein MLKRLAHVTLYVHDCEDALRFYTEKLGFEKRMDSRMDDGSRWLTVGLPGQELEIVLHDPTHWHREEVAQEMLRQVGKNPMWVWHTDDFWSTYETLRQRGVEFVSEPNEVMYGIEVIFKDLYGNRFLLLQQVFL from the coding sequence GTGCTAAAAAGATTAGCGCATGTGACACTGTACGTTCACGACTGTGAAGATGCATTGCGGTTTTACACGGAAAAACTCGGTTTCGAAAAACGCATGGATTCTCGGATGGATGATGGTTCTCGTTGGCTCACCGTCGGTCTTCCAGGGCAGGAGCTAGAGATTGTATTGCATGACCCTACCCATTGGCATCGGGAAGAAGTTGCGCAGGAAATGCTTCGTCAGGTCGGCAAAAATCCAATGTGGGTTTGGCATACGGATGATTTTTGGTCCACATACGAAACACTGCGTCAACGCGGCGTGGAGTTTGTGAGTGAACCAAACGAAGTAATGTATGGCATAGAGGTTATTTTCAAGGATCTGTATGGCAATCGTTTCTTGTTGTTGCAGCAAGTCTTCCTATGA
- a CDS encoding RluA family pseudouridine synthase has translation MNDTQLFERYDWTVDPADKNERIDKFITLQNEDWSRSQVQAWVKEGRVTVNGEPIKNNYKLQAEDEVTLRVPPPKEMAIQPEEMSLDIVYEDSDVVVVNKPRGLVVHPAPGHYSGTLVNGLLAHCKDLSGINGVLRPGIVHRIDKDTSGLLMVAKNDKAHMGLAEQLKAHTVNRKYVALVHGVIPHEMGTIEAPIGRDPKNRQQMAVVFENSKPAVTHFIVLERFKEYTMVELKLETGRTHQIRVHMKYIDYPLAGDPKYGPKNTLELDGQALHAKTLGFIHPRTGEQLEFEAPMPKEMLDVIEVLRQA, from the coding sequence ATGAATGACACGCAATTGTTTGAACGTTACGATTGGACAGTAGACCCAGCAGATAAGAACGAGCGCATTGACAAGTTTATCACGCTGCAAAATGAAGATTGGTCCCGTTCACAGGTACAGGCTTGGGTGAAGGAAGGTCGTGTTACTGTAAATGGTGAACCGATCAAAAACAACTACAAGCTACAGGCAGAGGACGAAGTGACCCTCCGTGTTCCGCCGCCAAAGGAAATGGCGATCCAGCCAGAAGAGATGTCGCTTGATATTGTATACGAGGATAGCGATGTCGTGGTCGTGAATAAACCACGTGGTCTCGTCGTGCATCCTGCTCCTGGTCATTACAGTGGGACACTCGTCAATGGGCTTTTGGCACATTGCAAGGATTTGTCCGGAATTAATGGCGTTTTGCGTCCGGGAATTGTCCATCGCATTGACAAGGATACGTCCGGCCTGTTGATGGTAGCCAAAAACGACAAGGCACACATGGGGTTGGCTGAACAGTTGAAAGCACATACGGTCAATCGGAAGTATGTCGCGCTTGTTCATGGGGTCATCCCGCATGAAATGGGAACGATTGAAGCACCGATCGGGCGCGATCCGAAAAATCGCCAGCAAATGGCGGTCGTTTTTGAAAACAGCAAGCCGGCTGTTACGCATTTTATCGTGCTGGAGCGCTTCAAAGAGTACACGATGGTGGAATTGAAACTCGAAACAGGGCGTACCCATCAAATTCGCGTACACATGAAGTACATTGACTATCCACTGGCGGGCGACCCGAAATACGGTCCGAAAAATACATTGGAGCTCGATGGACAAGCTTTGCATGCGAAAACGCTGGGATTCATCCATCCCCGTACAGGAGAGCAGCTCGAGTTCGAAGCGCCAATGCCGAAGGAAATGCTTGACGTCATCGAAGTTCTCAGACAAGCGTAG
- the lspA gene encoding signal peptidase II: MWYYLIAAVIIALDQFTKYLIVKYMELGESIPLIADVFHLTSHRNMGAAFGILQNRRWFFIAITAVVVIGIVISLIRLGKKQPRASLALSFVLGGAVGNFIDRAMSGQVVDFLDFTLIHFPIFNVADMAITIGVGILLLDVFLDGKKNR, from the coding sequence TTGTGGTACTATCTCATTGCGGCAGTAATTATTGCGCTTGATCAGTTTACAAAGTATTTAATCGTGAAGTATATGGAACTGGGAGAATCCATTCCTTTGATCGCGGACGTCTTTCATCTAACTTCCCATCGAAACATGGGAGCGGCGTTTGGTATCCTGCAAAATCGACGTTGGTTTTTTATCGCCATTACCGCTGTCGTTGTGATTGGGATTGTCATTTCCTTGATTCGCTTGGGAAAAAAACAACCTCGTGCATCGTTGGCGCTGTCATTTGTCTTGGGTGGAGCCGTCGGGAATTTCATTGATCGCGCGATGTCCGGTCAAGTCGTAGATTTTCTCGATTTTACGTTGATTCACTTCCCGATCTTTAATGTGGCGGATATGGCCATCACGATTGGTGTGGGGATTTTGCTTCTCGATGTTTTTCTGGATGGGAAGAAAAACAGATAG
- a CDS encoding serine/threonine-protein kinase, with translation MRIDQHILQAFLQEVQVESLSPDDPVVVHHTPYPWELVGTGNYAAVFAHPDYPKVVIKLYAPGRPGAEQEIEVYRKLGETRSFPICYDYGEGYLVISRMNGIPLFDCVRFGIPIPPQVIEDVEEALEEARRKGLFPHDVHGKNVLMDQGRGYLIDVSDYYVNDTDTKWRDLRKAYYKVYLPFIKDRGWKIPLWMLEVVRKGYRLFKKGKRLFT, from the coding sequence ATGCGGATCGATCAGCATATATTACAAGCTTTTTTACAGGAAGTTCAAGTGGAGAGTCTGTCGCCAGATGATCCAGTCGTTGTACACCACACGCCATACCCGTGGGAACTGGTCGGTACTGGCAATTATGCTGCCGTATTTGCCCACCCGGACTATCCAAAGGTAGTAATCAAGCTATACGCACCTGGACGACCAGGAGCCGAACAGGAAATCGAAGTCTATCGCAAGCTAGGGGAGACTCGTTCCTTCCCCATCTGTTATGATTATGGGGAAGGATACTTGGTCATTTCGCGGATGAACGGTATCCCCTTGTTTGACTGTGTCCGCTTTGGTATTCCGATTCCTCCGCAGGTGATTGAAGACGTGGAGGAAGCGTTAGAAGAGGCCCGCAGGAAGGGCTTGTTTCCGCATGATGTCCATGGAAAAAATGTATTAATGGATCAGGGACGAGGTTATCTGATTGACGTATCGGATTACTATGTCAATGATACAGACACGAAATGGCGAGATTTACGCAAGGCGTATTACAAGGTGTATCTGCCATTTATCAAGGATCGCGGATGGAAAATTCCATTGTGGATGCTGGAAGTCGTACGCAAAGGCTATCGACTGTTCAAAAAAGGAAAGCGCTTGTTCACGTAG
- a CDS encoding phosphoglucomutase/phosphomannomutase family protein: protein MTTIRFGTDGWRDIIADGFTVENVRIVAQAIASYTKEIGQQEQPVLVGHDTRFLGRRFAKEVAAVLTANDIRTYLVNEAAPTPAVAFGVKHFAASGAIMITASHNPPEYNGIKYIPEYAGPATPAITQRLEEWITETCETKSVRAISLAEAKARKLLQVIVLRPHYEAHLRRMINMDVLQNSSLSVVVDAMHGAGMGYVSSFLSEAGVKNVGIREVPDAAFGGDLPEPNDKHLQLLKKEVVERQASLGLANDGDADRFGVVDRFGQYITPNEALVLLTYHLRKNRGLTGRIVRTVATTHLLDRMATHYGLELVETPVGFKYIGEEMRKGDVLIGGEESGGASILGHIPEKDGVLINLLLAEMCAYENKGIDQILRDVYEQFGELFHTRLDMKLPEKDQWVQQMIAKPPALIGPYQVLEIQRVDGVKLLLEEGHWVLIRPSGTEPLVRIYCEATNATALQKLQDAIHEWFLEINV from the coding sequence ATGACAACGATCCGTTTCGGTACGGACGGTTGGCGCGACATAATCGCAGATGGCTTTACCGTCGAGAATGTCCGTATTGTCGCACAAGCCATCGCCAGCTATACCAAAGAAATCGGACAACAGGAGCAGCCTGTTTTGGTCGGGCATGACACGCGATTTCTGGGGAGACGCTTTGCAAAGGAGGTTGCAGCTGTCCTGACCGCCAATGACATTCGAACCTATTTGGTGAACGAAGCAGCGCCAACGCCTGCCGTAGCCTTTGGAGTGAAGCATTTTGCAGCGAGTGGTGCAATCATGATCACGGCCAGCCACAATCCACCCGAATACAACGGCATTAAATACATTCCGGAGTACGCTGGACCTGCAACGCCTGCGATCACGCAAAGATTGGAAGAATGGATCACCGAAACCTGCGAGACCAAATCGGTGCGTGCGATTTCCCTCGCGGAAGCAAAGGCCCGCAAGCTTCTGCAAGTCATTGTGCTGCGTCCTCATTACGAGGCGCATCTGAGACGGATGATAAACATGGACGTTTTGCAAAACTCTTCCTTGTCCGTTGTTGTCGATGCCATGCATGGTGCGGGTATGGGCTATGTGAGCAGTTTTTTGTCAGAAGCGGGGGTAAAAAACGTCGGAATCAGAGAAGTCCCGGACGCGGCTTTTGGAGGGGATTTGCCAGAGCCAAACGATAAGCATTTGCAGTTATTAAAAAAAGAAGTCGTAGAACGCCAGGCATCTCTTGGTCTTGCCAATGACGGGGATGCAGATCGCTTCGGAGTCGTCGACCGCTTCGGACAGTATATCACGCCAAATGAAGCACTGGTCCTGCTCACCTATCATTTGCGAAAAAATCGAGGCTTGACCGGACGGATTGTCAGGACAGTAGCAACCACGCATCTACTGGATCGGATGGCTACGCATTATGGTCTGGAGCTCGTAGAGACGCCGGTTGGTTTCAAGTACATCGGTGAGGAAATGCGCAAAGGCGACGTGCTCATTGGTGGAGAAGAAAGTGGCGGGGCGAGTATTCTCGGTCACATCCCGGAAAAGGATGGCGTACTCATCAATTTGCTGCTCGCCGAGATGTGCGCGTATGAAAACAAAGGAATCGATCAAATACTGCGAGACGTCTACGAGCAATTCGGCGAGCTGTTCCACACGCGGCTTGATATGAAATTGCCGGAAAAAGATCAATGGGTACAGCAAATGATCGCCAAGCCACCTGCACTCATTGGTCCTTATCAGGTTTTGGAGATTCAACGAGTGGATGGGGTCAAGCTGTTGCTCGAGGAAGGACATTGGGTCTTAATCCGTCCGTCTGGAACAGAGCCGTTGGTACGCATCTATTGTGAAGCAACGAATGCGACAGCCTTGCAGAAGCTGCAAGATGCGATTCACGAATGGTTTTTGGAGATTAATGTGTAG